The following are from one region of the Terriglobia bacterium genome:
- a CDS encoding DUF2393 domain-containing protein, whose amino-acid sequence MGDSENEPVFSPPAEQSEKRNWIPMVAGVVFVLVLIIGVVLLTRAGKPANTSSGDPNLAKLQVSGLHMATAENFAGGSVTYIEGKIANGTDRKVTGASVQVIFKNSLGEIAQKDTLPVTVLLPNVPYVDYGLIDRAPLAPGQTRDFRLTLEHVTTDWDGQVPTVKVVTIAY is encoded by the coding sequence ATGGGCGATTCCGAAAACGAGCCGGTATTTTCTCCTCCCGCCGAACAGAGCGAAAAACGCAACTGGATTCCGATGGTGGCTGGGGTAGTGTTTGTGCTGGTGCTGATCATTGGCGTGGTCCTGCTTACGCGCGCGGGAAAGCCTGCAAACACTTCGTCCGGCGATCCTAATCTAGCGAAGCTGCAGGTTTCCGGACTGCATATGGCCACGGCGGAAAACTTTGCCGGCGGATCGGTGACTTACATCGAAGGCAAGATTGCCAACGGCACCGATCGCAAAGTTACCGGCGCGAGCGTGCAGGTGATCTTCAAGAATTCTCTGGGTGAAATCGCGCAAAAAGATACGCTCCCTGTAACTGTCCTGCTGCCCAATGTTCCTTACGTCGATTACGGATTGATCGACCGCGCGCCGCTTGCACCGGGCCAGACACGCGATTTCCGCCTTACGCTGGAGCACGTAACCACCGACTGGGACGGCCAGGTGCCCACGGTGAAAGTCGTGACGATTGCTTACTAG
- the selD gene encoding selenide, water dikinase SelD: MMAELKTIRLTEQVKAAGUASKLSPAALDAVLGKLARQNDPNVLVGFDTADDAGVYKISAMGGRPLSALAIVCFPDKGDLDVLGQILAGGLSKMMEAGCVVIGGHSVRDPEIKFGYSVTGMVDPQRVWANSNAQILDALILTKGLGTGVISTAIKRGEAKQAWIDSATQSMTTLNARAAEVAASGKFTVHAATDITGFGLIGHAREMAAGSGVSVRINSANVPLLAGAMDCVRAGFIPGGLNNNRDFAECLVSYGESVPAEIRTILFDPQTAGGLLLSVARADTAALLDALKTAGVPAVEIGEVLPPGKPLIQVV, translated from the coding sequence ATGATGGCAGAACTCAAAACAATCCGGCTCACGGAGCAGGTAAAAGCTGCGGGTTGAGCAAGCAAGCTGAGTCCGGCGGCGCTGGACGCGGTGCTTGGGAAATTAGCCCGGCAAAATGATCCCAATGTGCTCGTTGGCTTTGACACAGCCGACGACGCCGGAGTGTACAAAATTTCCGCCATGGGCGGACGCCCCTTGTCCGCGCTGGCCATCGTCTGCTTTCCCGATAAAGGCGATCTCGACGTGCTGGGGCAAATTCTTGCCGGCGGCCTTTCCAAGATGATGGAAGCCGGATGCGTCGTGATCGGCGGTCACAGCGTACGCGATCCTGAAATCAAGTTTGGCTACTCGGTCACCGGCATGGTCGATCCGCAAAGAGTCTGGGCCAACTCCAACGCGCAGATCCTGGACGCGCTCATCCTCACCAAGGGCCTGGGGACGGGCGTGATATCCACGGCCATCAAGCGCGGTGAGGCAAAACAGGCGTGGATTGATTCCGCCACGCAATCCATGACCACGCTGAATGCCCGCGCCGCTGAAGTTGCCGCGTCCGGCAAGTTCACGGTGCACGCTGCCACGGACATTACCGGCTTCGGCCTCATCGGCCATGCGCGGGAGATGGCCGCAGGCAGCGGCGTTTCCGTGCGCATCAACTCCGCCAACGTTCCTCTGCTGGCCGGGGCCATGGACTGCGTGCGCGCCGGCTTCATCCCCGGAGGCCTCAACAATAACCGCGACTTCGCGGAATGCCTGGTCAGCTATGGTGAGAGCGTCCCGGCAGAAATCCGGACCATTCTTTTCGATCCCCAGACCGCCGGCGGGTTGTTGCTCTCCGTTGCCCGCGCCGATACCGCCGCCCTGCTCGATGCTCTAAAGACCGCTGGCGTGCCCGCGGTGGAGATTGGCGAAGTGCTTCCGCCAGGGAAGCCGTTGATTCAGGTGGTGTGA
- a CDS encoding TolC family protein, with amino-acid sequence MKALYLLFFFAGAACAAQDPMPPAPPAPLATLVEEAQHNNPEIQAATHGAQAAGHAAKQAGALPDTQIMLQHLSVGSPRPFAGYTNSDFAYIGLGASQELPWPGKRALRMQVAGAQADAMRTQSGAVSRMVVEQVKMTYFKLAYLQATLEILLRDDKLLGEMEQIAESRYRVGQGNQQEVLKAQLQHTRILQEINLHHREQGQLQAQIKQLLARAQDSPDIVTEPLRERSLPESASELLQQARQNNPEINARERLVQRADLQTELARKEFRPDFGLQYLYQNTDRKFRDYYMLTFTVTLPNRGRRRAELAEAAENRQSANAELNAEIQRRQAEVQDQYVMAKTSAEQLRIFREGLMPQAEATFRAAMAAYQANRQDFETLLSSFRDALDFEEQYQKELSEHESALARLESLTGVMLP; translated from the coding sequence ATGAAAGCGTTATATCTGTTATTTTTTTTCGCCGGCGCGGCGTGTGCCGCGCAGGATCCCATGCCGCCAGCGCCTCCGGCCCCGCTGGCCACGCTGGTGGAAGAAGCGCAGCATAACAATCCTGAGATTCAGGCTGCGACGCACGGAGCGCAGGCTGCTGGTCACGCCGCCAAACAGGCCGGTGCATTGCCCGATACGCAGATCATGTTGCAACACCTGAGCGTGGGCAGTCCGCGCCCCTTTGCTGGATACACCAACAGCGATTTTGCCTACATTGGGCTGGGCGCGTCACAGGAGTTGCCCTGGCCGGGCAAGCGCGCTCTGCGAATGCAGGTCGCGGGCGCGCAGGCCGACGCCATGCGCACACAGTCGGGTGCGGTCAGCCGCATGGTGGTGGAGCAGGTGAAGATGACCTACTTCAAGCTGGCATACCTGCAAGCCACGCTCGAAATCCTGCTGCGCGATGACAAGCTCCTGGGCGAGATGGAGCAAATCGCCGAATCGCGCTATCGCGTGGGCCAGGGCAACCAGCAGGAGGTGCTCAAGGCGCAGTTGCAGCACACGCGCATTCTGCAGGAGATCAACCTTCACCATCGTGAGCAGGGCCAGCTTCAGGCGCAGATCAAGCAACTGCTGGCGCGCGCGCAAGATTCGCCGGACATTGTGACCGAGCCTCTGCGCGAGCGGTCGCTTCCTGAGAGTGCGTCTGAGTTGTTGCAACAGGCGCGGCAAAACAATCCGGAGATCAACGCGCGCGAGCGGCTGGTGCAACGCGCCGATCTTCAAACAGAACTGGCGCGGAAGGAATTTAGGCCCGACTTTGGGCTGCAATACCTGTACCAGAATACTGACCGCAAGTTCCGCGACTATTACATGCTGACCTTTACGGTCACGCTGCCCAACCGCGGCCGCCGCCGCGCGGAACTGGCGGAGGCCGCCGAGAACCGGCAAAGCGCAAATGCCGAACTGAATGCAGAGATCCAGCGGCGCCAGGCGGAAGTGCAGGACCAATATGTGATGGCCAAAACTTCCGCCGAGCAGCTCAGGATTTTTCGCGAAGGACTGATGCCGCAGGCCGAAGCGACATTTCGCGCGGCAATGGCTGCCTACCAGGCCAACCGCCAGGATTTTGAAACGCTGCTTTCCTCCTTCCGCGATGCGCTCGATTTCGAAGAGCAATACCAGAAAGAACTCAGCGAGCATGAGTCGGCGCTGGCGCGGCTGGAGTCGCTGACAGGAGTAATGCTGCCATGA
- a CDS encoding efflux RND transporter periplasmic adaptor subunit, whose amino-acid sequence MNNRSGYKIAFFAALAVVVALAGWLVLDWRNAHGDKSSVAAEATTSVSLPAPSPAANVTDAPLSPVQLTPERMQSIGVKLGTAEIQNVSDAVRATGNVEVDERRVASVQTRFPGWIRNVYADASYQFIRKGEPLFTIYSPDLVTTEQEYLLAKKNAEAVQSSSVSGVAAGSQSLLAATRQRLEQWEVPASEIQKLESTGKVITDLTFNSPVTGYITERNALPNMFVQPETKLYTVADLSSVWVSAQVFQSDLGRIKPGDPAAVTVDAYPGQTFNGRVRDILPQVDMNTRTARVRIALANPGLKLKPGMYVNVALQIPLGRQLVVPASAVLHAGMRQLVFVSGGDGLFQPREVQTSGQAGDKVIVTKGLKAGERIVISASFLIDSESQLQAAAGAFVPPPPGAGAAAAMNQTTAAQTKLELTTQPDPPRKGSNVFRVKLTDAAGSPIIGAQVNVTFFMPAMPAMGMAAMKTSIDLTDKGGGMYEGAGELGSGGTWQVTLTAQQNGRVIGTRHFTLNAEGGM is encoded by the coding sequence ATGAACAACAGATCCGGTTACAAGATCGCATTCTTTGCTGCGCTGGCGGTGGTTGTGGCGCTTGCCGGCTGGCTGGTTCTGGATTGGCGCAACGCACATGGCGATAAGAGCAGCGTTGCCGCGGAAGCCACAACGAGCGTCTCTTTACCGGCTCCTTCACCCGCTGCGAACGTTACAGATGCCCCACTATCACCCGTGCAGCTTACTCCCGAGCGCATGCAGTCCATCGGCGTGAAGCTGGGCACGGCGGAAATCCAAAATGTGAGCGATGCTGTCCGCGCCACCGGCAACGTTGAGGTCGACGAACGACGTGTTGCTTCTGTGCAGACACGTTTTCCCGGCTGGATCCGCAATGTGTACGCCGATGCGAGCTACCAGTTCATTCGCAAAGGCGAGCCGCTGTTCACCATCTATAGTCCTGACCTGGTCACTACCGAGCAGGAATATCTACTGGCGAAAAAGAACGCCGAAGCGGTGCAGTCCAGCAGCGTGAGCGGCGTGGCCGCAGGGTCGCAGAGCCTGCTCGCAGCCACGCGACAGAGGCTGGAACAATGGGAGGTTCCTGCCAGCGAGATCCAGAAACTTGAATCCACGGGCAAGGTAATCACCGATCTCACTTTCAACTCTCCTGTCACCGGTTACATCACTGAACGCAACGCGCTGCCCAATATGTTTGTCCAGCCGGAGACGAAGCTCTATACAGTGGCTGATCTTTCCAGCGTCTGGGTGTCGGCACAAGTCTTTCAAAGCGACCTGGGCCGGATCAAGCCGGGCGATCCCGCGGCTGTCACGGTGGACGCCTATCCGGGGCAAACATTCAACGGTCGCGTCCGGGACATTCTGCCGCAGGTGGATATGAATACGCGCACGGCGCGCGTGCGCATTGCTCTGGCGAACCCCGGACTCAAACTCAAGCCGGGCATGTATGTGAATGTCGCGCTGCAAATCCCGCTGGGACGCCAGCTGGTGGTTCCCGCATCGGCTGTGCTGCATGCCGGGATGCGACAGCTGGTTTTTGTCAGCGGGGGCGACGGCTTGTTCCAGCCGCGCGAGGTCCAGACGTCGGGACAGGCGGGCGACAAAGTGATCGTCACCAAAGGACTCAAAGCCGGAGAGCGCATCGTGATCTCAGCCAGCTTCCTGATCGATTCAGAAAGCCAGTTGCAGGCCGCCGCCGGAGCGTTTGTGCCTCCACCGCCGGGAGCTGGCGCGGCCGCCGCGATGAACCAGACCACAGCCGCGCAGACAAAGCTTGAACTGACCACGCAGCCTGATCCGCCGCGCAAAGGCAGCAATGTTTTTCGGGTGAAGCTGACTGACGCCGCCGGCTCGCCGATCATCGGCGCGCAAGTAAACGTGACCTTCTTTATGCCTGCCATGCCGGCCATGGGCATGGCTGCCATGAAGACCAGCATCGATCTCACCGACAAAGGCGGAGGCATGTATGAAGGCGCAGGCGAACTTGGCTCCGGCGGAACGTGGCAGGTCACGCTTACGGCGCAGCAGAATGGTCGCGTGATCGGCACGCGCCATTTCACGCTCAACGCTGAAGGAGGCATGTAG
- a CDS encoding CusA/CzcA family heavy metal efflux RND transporter, which produces MISRIIEVCERNRFLVFTGAVLLTLMGIWAMGHIPLDALPDISDVQVIIHTGWSGEPPSVIEDQVTYPIVSTLLAAPRVKAVRAQTMLGDSYVFVVFQDGTDLYWARSRVIEYLQQMRGRLPAAVSPMIGPDATGAGWVFEYALIDRSHNHSLADLRSIQEWQLRYQLATVPGVAEIASIGGFVKQYQVSVDPNKLLAYGIPLSTVIERVKASTNEVGGRVLELNGARYMVRGLGYLRSLADLENVPVMSKNGTAVLIKDLGTVSFGPDTREGVAEWNGEGETVGGIVVMRDGMNALQVIDGIKRKLAQIKPSLPAGVEVVPAYDRSGLIHDSIRTLQFNLIEEAVIVSLVCIFFLFHFRSALIPILTIPLAVLMAFIPMYYLHVTSNIMSLGGLALAIGVLVDAAIVMVENGYRHLSEHPLNASGVPEPERRRILIEAAKQVGPALFFSLLIIVVSFLPVFLLEAQEGRMFRPLAWTKTLAVGFSSILAITLVPVLMVMWIRGRLRPESQNPFARVSQAIYLPVLRWCLKYRKTTLALNLIFLVVTFPLAFKLGSQFMPPLYEGSALYMPTALPGIGITQATTLLQEQDRMIRSFPEVETVFGAAGRSDSPTDNAPLDMYDTTIVLKPREQWRPGMTYEKLIQQMDGKLQFPGLSNTWTMPIQNRLDMELTGIKTPVGLKIQGPNLEGIQQLGSQIEQILAGDSRARAVFAERVSQGFYINVDVNRTTAARYGLTIEDVQLAVTSGIGGENVAENVEGRERYPINVRYQRDFRSDIDSLRRVLVSAPGGAQVPIGELASISFSRGPAMIRDEDGLLTGYVYLDLNTKDYGGFVSAATRLLNARLKLPAGYTYQWSGEYEFELRARERLKLILPIVFFAIFMLLYMVFHSAVEALVLIFPTLYAMTGGLLLQWILGYNFSVAVWVGYIALFGIAVETGVVMVVYLHEALERHIASSAPITKQAIEDAAIEGAVRRLRPKLMTVTAVLASLVPILWETGVGSDVMKPIAAPIVGGMITSTIHVLILVPVFFVMIKERALRRQSRQENKELARV; this is translated from the coding sequence ATGATCTCCCGAATCATTGAGGTGTGCGAGCGTAACCGTTTCCTGGTTTTTACCGGGGCAGTGCTGCTTACGCTGATGGGCATCTGGGCCATGGGCCACATTCCGCTTGACGCACTGCCGGACATTTCTGACGTGCAGGTGATTATTCATACCGGTTGGTCCGGCGAGCCGCCCAGCGTGATTGAGGACCAGGTTACTTACCCCATCGTCTCCACGTTGCTGGCCGCGCCGCGTGTGAAGGCTGTGCGCGCGCAGACCATGCTGGGCGATTCTTACGTCTTCGTCGTGTTTCAGGATGGCACCGATCTCTACTGGGCGCGTTCGCGCGTAATCGAATATCTACAGCAAATGCGCGGACGCCTGCCCGCAGCCGTGAGTCCCATGATCGGCCCTGACGCTACCGGCGCAGGCTGGGTGTTTGAATATGCGCTTATAGACCGCAGCCACAACCACAGCCTGGCCGACTTGCGCAGTATCCAGGAATGGCAGCTCCGCTATCAGCTGGCGACTGTTCCGGGTGTTGCCGAAATCGCCAGCATCGGCGGATTCGTCAAGCAGTATCAGGTCAGTGTCGATCCCAACAAGCTGCTGGCTTACGGCATTCCGCTGTCTACCGTGATTGAGCGCGTGAAGGCCAGCACCAATGAAGTTGGCGGACGCGTGCTGGAGCTGAACGGCGCCCGCTACATGGTTCGCGGGCTGGGATATCTGCGTTCCCTGGCGGACTTGGAAAATGTTCCTGTCATGAGCAAGAACGGCACGGCGGTCTTGATCAAAGACCTGGGCACCGTCTCCTTTGGGCCGGACACTCGCGAAGGCGTGGCCGAGTGGAACGGTGAAGGTGAAACCGTGGGCGGAATCGTCGTGATGCGCGACGGCATGAACGCGCTCCAGGTGATTGACGGGATCAAGCGCAAGCTCGCACAGATCAAACCGTCGTTGCCCGCCGGAGTGGAAGTTGTGCCGGCATATGACCGCTCTGGGCTGATCCATGATTCCATCCGAACGTTGCAATTCAACCTGATTGAAGAAGCGGTGATCGTCAGCCTGGTCTGTATCTTCTTCCTGTTTCACTTCCGCTCCGCGCTGATTCCGATTCTCACCATTCCGCTGGCCGTGCTGATGGCGTTTATTCCCATGTATTACCTGCACGTCACATCCAACATCATGTCGCTCGGCGGACTCGCGCTGGCCATCGGCGTTCTGGTTGACGCTGCCATTGTGATGGTGGAAAACGGATATCGCCATCTCTCGGAGCATCCGCTCAACGCCAGCGGAGTGCCCGAACCGGAGCGGCGGCGCATCCTGATCGAGGCCGCAAAGCAGGTTGGCCCGGCGCTATTTTTCTCGCTGCTGATCATCGTGGTGTCATTCCTTCCGGTCTTCTTGTTGGAGGCGCAGGAAGGCCGCATGTTTCGTCCGCTGGCCTGGACCAAGACGCTGGCCGTCGGCTTTTCTTCCATCCTGGCCATCACGCTGGTTCCGGTCCTGATGGTCATGTGGATTCGCGGGCGGTTGCGCCCGGAAAGCCAGAACCCATTTGCCCGCGTGTCGCAGGCGATTTATCTGCCGGTGCTGCGTTGGTGCCTGAAGTATCGCAAGACCACGCTCGCGCTGAACCTGATTTTTCTTGTCGTCACCTTTCCGCTGGCGTTCAAGCTGGGCAGCCAGTTCATGCCGCCGTTGTATGAAGGCTCAGCGCTGTATATGCCCACGGCGCTGCCCGGCATCGGCATCACGCAGGCCACCACGCTGCTGCAGGAGCAGGACCGCATGATCCGCAGCTTCCCAGAGGTGGAGACTGTTTTCGGCGCAGCAGGCCGCTCTGACAGCCCAACTGACAATGCTCCGCTCGATATGTATGACACCACCATCGTGCTCAAGCCGCGCGAGCAATGGCGCCCCGGCATGACCTATGAAAAACTCATCCAGCAGATGGACGGCAAACTGCAGTTTCCCGGGCTTTCCAATACCTGGACCATGCCGATCCAGAACCGGCTGGACATGGAGCTTACCGGCATCAAGACGCCGGTTGGACTGAAGATCCAGGGACCAAACCTGGAAGGCATTCAGCAGCTCGGTTCGCAGATCGAGCAAATTCTTGCCGGCGACTCACGCGCCCGCGCCGTCTTTGCCGAGCGCGTCTCCCAGGGCTTCTATATCAATGTCGACGTCAACCGCACCACGGCCGCGCGCTATGGCCTGACCATTGAAGATGTACAGCTCGCGGTCACCTCGGGCATCGGCGGTGAAAACGTAGCGGAAAACGTTGAAGGCCGTGAGCGCTATCCCATCAACGTCCGCTATCAGCGCGATTTCCGCAGCGATATTGACAGCCTGCGCCGCGTGCTGGTCAGCGCCCCGGGCGGCGCGCAGGTTCCCATCGGCGAACTGGCTTCTATCTCGTTTTCGCGCGGCCCGGCCATGATCCGCGATGAAGACGGCCTGCTCACCGGTTACGTTTATCTTGACCTCAACACGAAAGATTACGGCGGCTTCGTCTCCGCCGCCACGCGCCTGCTCAACGCGCGGCTCAAATTGCCTGCCGGCTATACCTACCAGTGGTCCGGAGAGTATGAGTTTGAACTGCGCGCGCGGGAGCGGCTTAAGCTGATCCTGCCCATTGTTTTCTTTGCCATCTTCATGCTGCTCTATATGGTCTTCCATTCCGCCGTGGAAGCCCTGGTGCTGATCTTTCCCACGCTTTACGCCATGACCGGCGGTCTGCTGCTGCAATGGATTCTCGGATACAACTTCAGCGTGGCCGTCTGGGTGGGCTATATCGCCTTGTTCGGGATCGCCGTGGAAACCGGCGTGGTCATGGTGGTGTACCTGCATGAGGCGCTGGAACGGCACATCGCTTCCAGCGCGCCCATCACGAAGCAGGCAATTGAGGATGCGGCCATTGAAGGCGCCGTCCGGCGCCTGCGTCCCAAGCTGATGACCGTCACCGCGGTGCTGGCCAGCCTTGTACCAATCCTCTGGGAAACCGGCGTGGGCTCAGACGTAATGAAGCCCATCGCCGCTCCGATTGTCGGCGGCATGATCACATCGACCATTCACGTCCTTATTCTGGTTCCGGTATTTTTTGTGATGATCAAGGAGCGCGCGCTCAGGAGACAATCCCGCCAGGAGAATAAGGAACTGGCAAGGGTTTGA
- a CDS encoding ATP-binding protein, with protein sequence MDIAQDILDSIGQPESEQLEYKAVLPPAATVAQLICSFANSGGGGIVLGVVEDGKEIRINGLSDEFRAVQITRKAIDLLSPPPTVAYDYVAHQGKRLFVINVKKSDVPVSLGGKTYVRIGERTTLKQVSPVKAIREAGIARLSKELEKDRKSCTAARAKLLDHYESVLRILDDLGNLLYPKGSDIPTDNPEGKMLMRILFSSCADTFEIFISDLLYEIYLAKPETLKSNAQVTVKEVLDCSDMQEFISRHAKSKLKKLQRGSVKGFIADNKQIKSLGVFDARQEEIERILQIRHLYAHQNGLVDDKFREYFPTANLNDEYPMTLDEFLTRFEYLAQAINAVDEAARKDYQLASFL encoded by the coding sequence ATGGACATCGCTCAAGACATCTTGGACAGCATCGGGCAGCCCGAATCCGAGCAACTGGAATACAAGGCGGTTCTGCCGCCCGCCGCGACCGTTGCGCAACTGATCTGTTCTTTTGCGAATTCTGGCGGCGGAGGCATCGTCCTCGGCGTCGTCGAAGATGGCAAGGAAATACGCATCAACGGCCTCAGCGATGAATTCCGCGCTGTACAAATTACTCGTAAAGCAATCGATCTCCTCTCACCACCTCCCACGGTGGCGTATGACTATGTGGCCCATCAAGGCAAGCGCCTGTTTGTCATCAATGTGAAGAAGTCTGACGTACCAGTCTCGCTTGGCGGAAAGACCTATGTCAGGATTGGCGAACGGACAACGCTCAAGCAAGTAAGCCCTGTTAAAGCTATCCGCGAAGCCGGCATTGCCCGCCTGTCGAAGGAATTGGAGAAGGATCGCAAATCCTGCACTGCCGCTAGAGCGAAGCTGCTCGACCATTACGAAAGCGTACTTCGCATTCTTGACGATCTCGGCAACCTCCTGTATCCAAAAGGGTCCGACATCCCGACTGATAACCCTGAAGGCAAGATGCTTATGCGTATCCTCTTCTCATCCTGCGCCGATACGTTCGAAATCTTCATCTCAGACCTGCTCTACGAGATTTACCTCGCGAAGCCGGAGACACTCAAATCAAACGCACAAGTGACAGTAAAAGAAGTTCTTGACTGCTCCGACATGCAAGAGTTCATCAGCCGACACGCCAAGAGCAAGCTCAAGAAGCTGCAACGCGGGAGCGTCAAAGGATTTATAGCGGACAACAAACAAATAAAGTCACTCGGCGTGTTCGACGCGCGGCAGGAAGAGATCGAAAGAATTTTACAGATTCGACACCTCTATGCCCACCAGAACGGACTTGTTGACGACAAGTTCCGGGAATACTTTCCTACCGCTAACCTCAATGATGAATACCCCATGACACTTGATGAGTTCCTGACACGCTTCGAGTACCTCGCTCAGGCCATCAATGCCGTTGATGAAGCAGCGCGCAAGGACTACCAACTCGCGTCCTTTTTGTGA